Proteins encoded in a region of the Triticum dicoccoides isolate Atlit2015 ecotype Zavitan chromosome 3A, WEW_v2.0, whole genome shotgun sequence genome:
- the LOC119270298 gene encoding uncharacterized protein LOC119270298 — translation MAAVAGAGGGDEMLLRRSRRRLPLADLTNLSSATSPITRLKRNPQHRTSPASSASSIGSSTVPRIPTPPPPAALSVSTTKGKDKSTRELQSSNTHLNKIQKISKPKVKTGGVLPGTSSPPSKNTRKITRKEQPRTESLISPLYASSKTKAKTSGDVLPGASTPPSKKIMKVTREEQPRTEPLISPLYASSKTGLKTGDELPGASLPPRKKTSKVTGSSGKEQLQMEEMSCDESLVPSEDFIKERRAYFAEIDAFELVEEFVSSGSDAE, via the exons AtggccgccgtcgccggagccggaggaggcgacGAGATGCTGCTGCGGCGCTCGCGCCGGCGGCTGCCCCTCGCCGACCTCACGAACCTCTCCTCCGCCACCTCCCCCATCACCCGCCTGAAGCGCAATCCCCAGCACCGCACGAGCCCCGCCAGCAGCGCCAGCAGCATTGGCTCCTCCACCGTTCCCCGCATCCCCACGCCTCCTCCGCCCGCGGCCCTCTCCG TTTCTACGACTAAGGGCAAGGATAAATCCACAAGGGAGCTTCAAAGTTCCAATACTCATCTAAACAAGATTCAAAAGATCAG TAAACCTAAGGTGAAGACTGGAGGCGTGCTACCTGGGACGTCATCTCCTCCTAGCAAAAACACAAGGAAG ATAACAAGGAAAGAGCAGCCGCGCACAGAGTCTTTGATCTCCCCCTTGTATGCCTCTAGTAAAACAAAGGCGAAGACTAGTGGAGACGTGCTGCCTGGGGCATCAACACCTCCCAGCAAAAAGATAATGAAG GTAACAAGGGAAGAGCAGCCGCGCACAGAGCCTTTGATCTCCCCCTTGTATGCCTCCAGTAAAACAGGGCTGAAGACTGGagacgagctgcctggggcatctTTGCCTCCCAGAAAAAAGACAAGCAAG GTAACAGGCAGCAGCGGGAAAGAGCAGCTGCAGATGGAGGAGATGAGTTGCGATGAGTCCCTGGTACCGAGCGAGGATTTCATCAAGGAGCGGAGGGCCTACTTCGCGGAGATCGATGCATTTGAGCTGGTAGAGGAGTTTGTTTCATCTGGAAGCGACGCAGAGTAG